The following nucleotide sequence is from Methylotenera sp. G11.
TTGTGCGAACTGATCACCAGTATCCTGAGTTCAGGTTTCTCCAGATGCAGCTGCTGAATGAGTTCTATACCGTTCTTGCCCGGCATCAGCATATCCACGAGGGCGATGTCGTAACTGTCCCGGCGGACCGCCGCCAGCAGCTCATGGCCGTCAGCGGTCTCTGCGGCTATGGTATACGCCGGGTGCGATGCCAGGATATGCTTGAACCCTTCGCGGATCAATGGGTGGTCATCAGCAATGATGATGCTTTTTGTCATGGTTGCATGTCTTGGAATTAATATCGGTCTTGATTCAAAGCCACAGTTTCAAATTAATTACTTTTCAAACGCCATCAGCAAGCGGGTTGATGCCCTGCTTGCTGATGGCTCCGTAAGGTTTACTGTTTGCTGACCGTCCACGCCTCGATTTCGAACCTGCGATTAGGCTCCAGGCAGCGAATCAGCGCTTCATCACGCCTGGTTTGCCTGCATTCGACCAGAGGCTGTGACTTGCCGGCGCCCTGGACGCTGGCTAACTCCGTCGTGACACTTTTCCTGGCCAGGTATTGCCGGATGGCTTCGGCACGCTCTACAGACAAACGCTGGTTATAAGCATCATCACCCAAGCGGTCCGTATGCCCGATGATCTTCAGCTGGGTAATTTCGCCGCTAGCCAATAACTGCTCAGCGACCTTATTCAGTTTTTCAATGCCTCCTGGCCGCAAATCACTGATGCCGGATTTATCAAACTCAAACACACCGTCCGCAGCGACCCTGATGCGAACTACTTCCTGCCTGGGCGCTTCCGGCCTGGGAAGCACGGCTGATTTCTCCACAATCCTTTCAATCACGGTCTGGGTCGGCACCGGGTCAGGTTTCAGCATGTCCGCGCAGGACTCCGGCTGCCAGTAAGTACTGCGCAGGTGCATGTCTGGTGCATAGACGATTTTGTACTGGCAAGTCTGAACGGTGCTGTCAGCGCTTTTACGGAAATTAAACACATAATCCCATTCACGAACGCCGATGATGCCCTCGCTGAAATGCGGCCTGCCTATCAGTGAATAGATATTGTCCTTGGTCATGCCAGGTGCTATGCGGCGCAGATTATCGACATTAGGGTCCACCGCTTCTTTTAACCAGGCTTTATTGGCATCCGGAAATACGATTTTGTCGCTGGCGCCATCCTGTGACAGCTTGCTGCCGGATGTCGCACACCCTGGCAGGACTGTTGCGGCTGCAATTAAAGCCGTCATCAAGCCTGTCTTGAGTTGATTATTGATATTGTTCATGTATTAAGATTTCCTATTCTATTTCGCTGGTGAGATTCAAAGCGCGCTTACCAGTGAATTCCCACACCGACACCTGCGCCGACTTTGCCACGCGTGTTGGCTGAGCCGTTGAAGTTCACAACCCAACGTCCATTCTCAGAAAAATTGGATACACCTACCGCAACCGCAGACTGCCCTTCATAATGCCCGACACCTGCCGTCAGCATCGCCTTGCCGGGTAGTACCGACTGTGGCATGCTGGCCATTGCCATAGAGGCTGCAGAACCGGCGCTGGCATCTTTGTCCACCTTGTCTATTTCAGAACGGAGGTTGTAGAACTGGTTGCTGAAATACTGGTTGGTCTGGGAGATTGCGGCATCAAGCTGGCGTACGTTAACGGCATCGGTGTCCGCAGTACCGCCAGCCACATTCGTGATCTGCCGTTCATTACCGGCCGACCCGACAGATACAGCCCCCGCAGTTGAACTCACGGCGGTATTGCTGTATTTCTCCGCAGCGCCGTTCATACCTGCCCTGCTGGCCTGCGAACCCGCACCAAGGGCTACGCCGCGGTCAGAAGTAACGGTTGCCGCATTACCCAATGCAGTGCCTTGCTGGGAAGTCAGCGCGATCGCATTGTCACCGAACGCTGCCCCCCCATTGCCGGCCTGTGCGCCTGCACCCACCGCAACCGAGCCGGTGGCCACGGCACCGGTACCGATTGCGATTGAATTGAGCCCGCTGGAAGCCGAATTCTGCCCGATGGCAATCGCGCCATCCTGCGTCGCCTGGCTGTTGTCGCCTATCGCTACACTGCCGGTACCGCTGGACAATGCCCGCGGCCCCACTGCAACGCTCTCGGCGCCGGTGGCTGAGGAGTCGGCAGCTGTAGAATTGGCATGGAAGTATTTAACGCCGCCGCCATTGACGATATTATCGATACGCAGGTTGGTTTCAAAAAGCTGGGAACCATTCACCGCATCCGTGCTGGTTGCGCTCAATGTTCCCTGATGCAGGTTGGTCAGCGTCGTGCCGCCAGTCACGCCGCCATCTGTGGAGGTCGGGCCTGCCAGCGTGATCGTGTCCTTGCTTGCGCTGTCATACTTGACAGCCAGCGCATCAAGGCTGCTCACCCCGGCCTGCACCGCATCAAGCTGGCTCTTGTTCACGGCATCGTTAGGATCTATACCGTCCGCCACATTATGGACACGTACCGGGCCCGCCGTACTCCCCACCAGGGTGACATCATTGGATGGCACCAGTGGCGTTGCCACGCCATTGGCATCTGAATACTGCAGCGGAGCATTGGTCTGCAAGGCAGCAATGGCATCGCCGACATTGGTTTGTGTTGTGCTGTATACATTATAGCTCGGCGCCGATATGGTACCCGTAGTCGAGTTGTAGACTGCACCGCCGCCCAGATTGGTAGCGGTACTGTTGCCCAGGTTGTCGATATTGGTCGTGAAACCCTGGGTAATGTTGTAAAGCTGGGAACCATTGACGGCATCGCTGCTGGTTGCACTGATTTCCCCTTTTGACAGGTTGGTGATCCTGGTGCCGTTTGTGGTGCCGCCATCGGTGGTTGGCGCGCCTTCGAGCGTAATCAGTGATTTCTCAAGCAATAGCCCGGTATCATATTTAACGGCGCCATCATTGATGGCCTGCAATTGAGAGACATTCACGGCATCGGTCGCAGCCGAACCGGCGGCAACATTGGTGATGACCCGTTCATTGCCGCTTGACCCGACTGAAACTTCCCCGACACTGCTTTGCGGCGCGGCCAGTCCATAAGCGCTGTAACCGCTGGCAGCACCGGTCGTTGCCGTTGATCCGGCGCCGAGTACAACGCTGTTAGCAACATTGGCACTGGCACCGCTGCCGATCACTACCGAGTTGGTTCCGCCGGCACCGATGGTGGCATTAGTGCCAAGTGCAATGGAATTCAAAGCTGCGGCATCGGTACTTGCGGCATTGCCGATAGCGATTGAATTCATCTCCCCGGCATCGGCAACCGTGCCATTACCAAGGCCGGTGATCTGGTTGCCGCCAAATGAAATGCCTTTGGGCGTACTCAGCTGAAAACCGTCAGCTGTGGTCTGGCAGGTGGGGTCTGCGGT
It contains:
- a CDS encoding OmpA family protein, whose product is MNNINNQLKTGLMTALIAAATVLPGCATSGSKLSQDGASDKIVFPDANKAWLKEAVDPNVDNLRRIAPGMTKDNIYSLIGRPHFSEGIIGVREWDYVFNFRKSADSTVQTCQYKIVYAPDMHLRSTYWQPESCADMLKPDPVPTQTVIERIVEKSAVLPRPEAPRQEVVRIRVAADGVFEFDKSGISDLRPGGIEKLNKVAEQLLASGEITQLKIIGHTDRLGDDAYNQRLSVERAEAIRQYLARKSVTTELASVQGAGKSQPLVECRQTRRDEALIRCLEPNRRFEIEAWTVSKQ
- a CDS encoding YadA family autotransporter adhesin codes for the protein MKIYPNKIIYTLVAATFATNAGTVNAALVSACTGVSLPKSVVTDIVGQAVVPIAGALDNTLSALLFPLLGLQTNLQNTLGSIAAGDPIALNVLDTSGNVVDPTADPTCQTTADGFQLSTPKGISFGGNQITGLGNGTVADAGEMNSIAIGNAASTDAAALNSIALGTNATIGAGGTNSVVIGSGASANVANSVVLGAGSTATTGAASGYSAYGLAAPQSSVGEVSVGSSGNERVITNVAAGSAATDAVNVSQLQAINDGAVKYDTGLLLEKSLITLEGAPTTDGGTTNGTRITNLSKGEISATSSDAVNGSQLYNITQGFTTNIDNLGNSTATNLGGGAVYNSTTGTISAPSYNVYSTTQTNVGDAIAALQTNAPLQYSDANGVATPLVPSNDVTLVGSTAGPVRVHNVADGIDPNDAVNKSQLDAVQAGVSSLDALAVKYDSASKDTITLAGPTSTDGGVTGGTTLTNLHQGTLSATSTDAVNGSQLFETNLRIDNIVNGGGVKYFHANSTAADSSATGAESVAVGPRALSSGTGSVAIGDNSQATQDGAIAIGQNSASSGLNSIAIGTGAVATGSVAVGAGAQAGNGGAAFGDNAIALTSQQGTALGNAATVTSDRGVALGAGSQASRAGMNGAAEKYSNTAVSSTAGAVSVGSAGNERQITNVAGGTADTDAVNVRQLDAAISQTNQYFSNQFYNLRSEIDKVDKDASAGSAASMAMASMPQSVLPGKAMLTAGVGHYEGQSAVAVGVSNFSENGRWVVNFNGSANTRGKVGAGVGVGIHW